In Shewanella sp. VB17, a single genomic region encodes these proteins:
- a CDS encoding M14 family metallocarboxypeptidase has translation MTQSDVYSIGIQGQKWGEQEKLAWRGMQTIKRSYLNDVVSKIVPLNTHFDIEQYGALSYDVEKYPLLVVKSCDWDKSKPTILITGGVHGYETSGVHGALRFLETKILDYNDKFNFVVVPCVSPWGYETINRWNVNAVDPNRSFYADSPSEESAGLMAVVASLNLDLMAHIDLHETTDTDNSEFRPALAARDAVIHQNWNIPDGFYLVGDSDNPADAFQSAIIKAVEKITHIAPADKDGKLIGVPLSQKGVINYATKALGLCTGFTDACYNTTTEVYPDSMQVDDENCVLAQVEAIISSLDFIIQDKRL, from the coding sequence ATGACGCAGTCAGATGTATATTCCATTGGTATTCAAGGTCAAAAATGGGGAGAACAAGAGAAACTTGCATGGCGTGGCATGCAGACCATTAAACGTTCATATCTTAATGATGTGGTCAGTAAAATCGTGCCGCTTAACACTCATTTTGATATAGAACAGTACGGTGCCCTTTCTTATGATGTCGAAAAATATCCTCTTTTAGTGGTGAAAAGTTGTGATTGGGACAAGAGTAAGCCCACCATATTAATCACTGGTGGAGTGCACGGCTATGAGACCAGTGGTGTCCATGGAGCATTGCGCTTTTTAGAAACCAAGATATTAGACTATAACGATAAATTTAATTTCGTGGTGGTTCCTTGTGTCAGTCCTTGGGGCTATGAAACGATTAACCGCTGGAATGTTAATGCCGTTGATCCTAACCGCTCATTTTATGCCGATTCTCCTTCTGAAGAGTCCGCAGGGCTGATGGCTGTTGTTGCATCGCTTAATCTTGATTTGATGGCTCATATTGATCTTCATGAAACGACAGATACCGATAACTCAGAGTTCAGACCAGCGTTAGCAGCTAGGGATGCAGTGATCCATCAAAACTGGAATATTCCTGATGGCTTCTACTTAGTCGGTGACAGTGATAACCCAGCTGATGCTTTTCAAAGTGCAATTATTAAGGCGGTAGAAAAAATCACTCATATTGCCCCAGCTGATAAGGATGGCAAATTGATCGGCGTGCCTTTGTCACAAAAAGGGGTGATCAACTATGCGACTAAGGCTTTGGGTCTGTGTACTGGCTTTACTGATGCTTGTTATAATACCACCACTGAAGTGTACCCTGATAGCATGCAAGTTGATGATGAAAATTGTGTGCTTGCTCAAGTCGAGGCGATCATCAGTAGTCTGGATTTTATTATTCAAGATAAAAGACTATAG
- the pqiB gene encoding intermembrane transport protein PqiB: MIRDEKNIQAEVYNQQQISVIWIIPILAFVIGGWMLYQQISATGPEITLKVSTAEGIEVGKTEIKSLNVKVGVITDIKLSQDYDYIIIKARMNNDAERMLKDDSQFWIVKPRIGKGGVSGLETLLSGSYIELQPGKSNVLKLDFDILDVPPVAPPDTKGLRILLTHEEAGKLGVGDPIIYKGFTVGRVEKTNFDIGKQKTTYQLFIFEPYDNLVRNSTYFWLLSGVNVRLNAEGFDVELGSIESLISGGVTFGVQRNSDDGRRVTEDMRSFPLFDSQREVRESMHDDYIEFVMLFDESVRGLKAKAPVEYRGLRIGTVMKVPLQMPSNNDTSLTAKQIPVLIRVELDRLYENLEPSSVREIKNKLHNDFASGLRGTLKTGNLLTGALYIDTDYYADEPQYKGSNKFEGYDVYPTKKGGFSAIQMQITDFLKKLNKLPLDDTISSLNTTLKTSERVAETIDELLAHKDTKELPADIRKSLIQIQQILGGYGPDSKIYQELEIALGQFEQVMMEFKPVLRQINEKPNSLLFGEDKTNDPVPVKGK; this comes from the coding sequence ATGATAAGAGATGAGAAAAATATTCAAGCGGAAGTATATAACCAGCAACAGATTTCTGTCATCTGGATTATTCCTATCCTCGCTTTTGTGATCGGAGGCTGGATGCTCTATCAGCAGATAAGTGCTACAGGACCAGAAATAACCCTTAAGGTGTCAACCGCAGAGGGAATTGAGGTGGGTAAAACCGAGATAAAATCATTAAACGTTAAAGTGGGCGTCATTACAGATATTAAGTTGAGTCAAGACTATGATTACATAATCATCAAAGCTCGCATGAATAACGATGCCGAACGTATGCTGAAGGATGATTCTCAGTTCTGGATCGTTAAGCCTCGTATTGGCAAAGGTGGGGTATCTGGTCTCGAAACATTATTATCTGGCTCATATATTGAATTACAACCGGGGAAGTCTAATGTACTGAAGCTCGACTTTGACATATTAGATGTCCCTCCTGTGGCACCACCAGATACTAAAGGTCTACGTATTTTACTTACTCATGAAGAGGCTGGAAAGCTTGGTGTTGGCGATCCAATTATCTATAAAGGTTTCACTGTTGGTCGTGTCGAAAAAACCAACTTTGATATTGGAAAACAAAAAACGACTTATCAGCTGTTCATTTTCGAACCATACGATAACCTTGTTCGAAATAGCACTTATTTCTGGTTATTGTCAGGTGTGAATGTACGACTCAACGCCGAAGGATTCGATGTTGAATTAGGCTCAATAGAAAGTCTCATTAGTGGTGGAGTGACATTTGGAGTACAAAGAAATTCAGATGATGGTCGTCGTGTCACAGAAGATATGCGTAGCTTCCCACTGTTTGATTCTCAAAGAGAGGTGCGCGAAAGCATGCATGATGATTATATTGAGTTTGTTATGTTATTTGATGAATCAGTAAGGGGGCTAAAGGCCAAAGCACCAGTTGAATACCGTGGTCTTCGAATAGGTACCGTAATGAAAGTGCCACTGCAGATGCCCTCCAATAATGATACTAGTCTTACCGCTAAACAGATCCCAGTGCTTATACGGGTTGAACTTGATCGCCTGTACGAAAATTTAGAGCCATCTTCTGTAAGAGAGATTAAAAATAAACTGCATAATGATTTTGCCAGCGGTTTACGTGGAACACTTAAAACGGGTAACTTGTTGACTGGTGCATTATATATTGACACTGACTATTATGCAGATGAACCGCAATACAAAGGGTCGAATAAGTTTGAAGGTTATGACGTATATCCGACTAAAAAAGGAGGTTTCTCAGCTATTCAGATGCAAATAACTGACTTTCTTAAAAAGCTTAATAAGCTTCCTTTGGATGACACTATCAGCTCACTTAATACGACCTTAAAGACTTCAGAACGTGTAGCTGAAACTATCGACGAATTGCTTGCACATAAAGATACGAAAGAGCTACCTGCGGATATCCGTAAAAGCTTAATTCAGATCCAACAGATACTTGGAGGCTATGGTCCTGATTCTAAAATCTATCAGGAATTGGAAATTGCTTTGGGGCAATTTGAACAGGTGATGATGGAGTTTAAACCTGTACTTCGCCAAATCAACGAGAAACCCAATTCACTACTATTTGGTGAAGATAAAACCAATGATCCTGTTCCAGTGAAAGGGAAATAA
- a CDS encoding lipid A deacylase LpxR family protein, protein MRKFISAITFVVYLFISMDVFSADTLKPSTSWGEFTFENDAFGVIEPSDDGYTNGIAYAWGNAPVERFADISIPDWLRYVSDWTYINHGVEGRYMASYSLQQAMFTPTDIEEESLIIDDRPYVGALLWQVKLRQFNEGVATSLTFDFGVVGPIALAEEIQAATHDIISATEANGWDNQINNEPVLRIGSEYLQRLIVLPLSDNITVDTSIYMQAGIGNLSSDLGAALIFRLGTSLGDTFAMVNSTASYSANPYTLISSQIFNWQVFLSFNGRYVFNDITLDGNTFKSSHSVDIIHEQGLFSVGFAMRWRSWGLLFSTLHGSQQFEEQKDDTNFAAASISYFY, encoded by the coding sequence ATGAGAAAATTTATTTCTGCTATAACATTTGTCGTTTATTTATTCATATCAATGGATGTATTTTCAGCTGATACGTTGAAGCCGTCAACAAGCTGGGGAGAATTTACGTTTGAAAATGATGCTTTTGGCGTCATTGAACCTAGTGATGATGGTTATACTAATGGTATTGCTTATGCTTGGGGTAATGCTCCTGTTGAACGTTTTGCAGACATCAGCATCCCAGATTGGTTGCGTTATGTTAGTGACTGGACTTATATCAATCATGGTGTCGAGGGACGCTACATGGCAAGTTACTCTCTCCAGCAAGCGATGTTTACCCCAACAGATATAGAAGAAGAATCATTGATTATTGATGATAGACCTTATGTTGGGGCTTTATTGTGGCAAGTTAAATTACGCCAGTTCAATGAGGGTGTAGCAACGAGTTTAACGTTTGATTTTGGGGTTGTGGGGCCAATAGCCCTTGCTGAGGAAATTCAAGCTGCTACCCATGATATTATTTCAGCGACAGAAGCCAATGGCTGGGATAATCAGATTAACAATGAACCTGTATTGCGCATTGGTTCTGAATATTTACAGCGTTTAATTGTATTGCCCTTGTCTGATAACATCACAGTTGATACCAGTATTTATATGCAAGCAGGTATTGGTAATCTTAGTAGTGATCTTGGGGCCGCATTGATATTTAGATTGGGCACTAGCTTAGGGGACACTTTTGCTATGGTCAACTCAACGGCTTCTTATAGTGCTAATCCCTATACGTTAATATCAAGTCAAATTTTCAACTGGCAAGTATTTTTGTCCTTCAATGGCCGTTATGTTTTTAACGATATTACCTTAGATGGCAATACTTTCAAATCGAGTCATTCCGTCGATATAATTCATGAACAAGGTTTGTTCAGTGTCGGTTTTGCTATGCGTTGGAGAAGTTGGGGATTACTGTTTTCAACATTACACGGCAGTCAACAATTTGAAGAGCAAAAGGATGACACAAACTTCGCGGCAGCCAGTATTAGTTATTTTTATTAA
- a CDS encoding CpaD family pilus assembly lipoprotein has translation MRLIVLLLLSYSLLACSSEPIKRQPEIAIQSVTDIFSLQLQSDELDIQDREALEGFLLERGDPATLRVRIETYSARAENVLAAVKALMHLRFIYPSQLDIEVKKSVDSSVDLILVVESYRPLVPRCDAGKEPKTVLNDFKRSANFGCANANALAQMVSNPRDLVVGQTLSATEGRKAISTLESYYEQPNVPLSQSSPISGALSGGAGN, from the coding sequence ATGCGCTTAATTGTTTTATTGCTGCTGAGCTATTCGCTTTTAGCTTGTTCTAGCGAACCCATTAAACGTCAGCCTGAGATTGCTATTCAGTCTGTCACAGATATATTTTCTTTACAGTTACAGAGTGATGAGCTTGATATTCAAGACAGGGAAGCACTGGAAGGTTTCCTATTAGAACGCGGCGATCCTGCGACGCTCAGAGTGCGTATTGAGACATATTCTGCACGTGCAGAGAACGTATTAGCGGCAGTAAAGGCGTTGATGCATCTTAGGTTTATTTATCCCTCACAGCTTGATATTGAGGTGAAAAAGTCGGTGGATAGCTCGGTTGATTTGATTCTGGTGGTGGAGTCATATCGTCCTTTAGTGCCGCGCTGTGATGCAGGAAAAGAGCCTAAAACAGTGCTTAATGACTTTAAACGCTCGGCTAATTTTGGTTGTGCGAATGCTAATGCATTGGCACAAATGGTTTCAAATCCACGGGATTTGGTGGTGGGGCAAACGCTATCAGCAACAGAGGGGCGCAAGGCCATCTCAACATTGGAGTCTTACTATGAACAGCCGAATGTGCCATTGAGTCAGTCATCACCGATATCGGGTGCTTTATCTGGGGGCGCTGGTAATTAG
- the cpaB gene encoding Flp pilus assembly protein CpaB — protein sequence MTVKRLMYFSVFISLTGLVGLYLSVFASQEQVNIKMEKVIQEVLVAKQVIKSGQPFGASLFEWKVMNEHEMSKLVDHISKHNFNITQLNDSVLARSFMAGHIMSQSDFLKPEEGGFLSVSLRSGYRAVSVPVDQVTANSGLVGPGDVVDVLLLASKEQELRTRGNETQSLYVKTIAKNVRILAFNDAVKVEQYMEAQKMHKGFIPDDSAVTLEVLPEQANRIILANQLGILTLILRSRDSQVDKSANHDQINITDIFPDIKRVQPNIGLVEFRADEKRILNKTGDKSD from the coding sequence ATGACAGTAAAACGTTTAATGTATTTCTCCGTTTTTATTTCTCTGACAGGTCTTGTTGGTCTGTACTTGAGTGTTTTTGCGTCGCAAGAACAGGTAAATATAAAAATGGAGAAGGTAATACAAGAAGTGCTTGTGGCCAAGCAGGTTATTAAATCAGGTCAACCATTCGGTGCATCTTTATTTGAATGGAAAGTGATGAATGAACATGAAATGAGTAAGCTGGTGGATCATATCAGTAAACATAATTTCAATATTACTCAACTTAATGATTCGGTACTTGCACGCTCATTTATGGCGGGTCATATTATGAGTCAGTCTGATTTTCTTAAACCTGAAGAAGGTGGTTTCTTGTCAGTGTCTCTTCGGTCTGGATATCGTGCAGTGTCAGTACCTGTTGATCAAGTGACCGCAAATTCAGGGCTCGTGGGCCCAGGGGATGTTGTTGATGTGCTGCTATTAGCATCGAAGGAGCAGGAGTTGCGTACTCGAGGTAATGAAACTCAGAGTTTATATGTGAAAACCATTGCCAAAAATGTCCGAATACTGGCATTTAATGACGCCGTTAAAGTCGAGCAATATATGGAGGCGCAGAAGATGCATAAAGGTTTTATTCCTGATGATAGTGCAGTGACATTAGAAGTTCTCCCAGAGCAAGCCAATAGAATAATACTGGCCAATCAACTAGGAATATTAACCTTGATATTACGCAGTCGAGATAGTCAGGTTGATAAAAGCGCTAATCATGACCAAATCAATATCACCGATATATTTCCAGATATTAAACGTGTTCAACCCAATATAGGTTTGGTTGAATTCAGAGCCGACGAAAAACGAATACTTAATAAAACTGGGGATAAGAGTGATTAA
- a CDS encoding membrane integrity-associated transporter subunit PqiC — protein MKKYLFFVIVFMIGCSSGSHESQRYLLLAPLTKSIVSQDAPHIIVAPVKLAKYLEQSGLVYRTSPMQVELAKYNLWAQDISAQLTQRLILGLRAKQADYWPVQLSSIVDLNSQPLLEVQLQKFNGSYEGNAEVAGEWIMVDKQREISMIHSFNLSVPLKEEGYPALVDALSKGVEQLTDEIAKELLLVTAQ, from the coding sequence ATGAAAAAGTATCTGTTTTTTGTCATTGTATTTATGATTGGCTGCAGTAGCGGAAGTCACGAGAGCCAGAGATACTTACTGCTTGCACCTTTAACTAAGTCTATTGTTAGTCAAGATGCTCCTCATATCATCGTTGCTCCGGTTAAGCTAGCCAAATATCTAGAGCAATCAGGACTTGTTTACAGAACCAGTCCTATGCAGGTTGAACTGGCAAAATATAATTTGTGGGCTCAGGATATCTCAGCACAATTGACGCAACGTCTGATTCTTGGCCTCAGAGCTAAACAGGCAGATTACTGGCCAGTACAATTGAGTTCTATTGTCGATCTTAACTCCCAGCCACTGCTTGAAGTACAATTACAAAAGTTTAATGGTTCCTATGAAGGGAATGCTGAGGTAGCTGGCGAGTGGATAATGGTAGATAAACAACGTGAAATATCGATGATACATTCTTTTAACCTATCAGTGCCGCTTAAGGAAGAAGGCTACCCAGCTTTAGTTGACGCACTTTCAAAGGGAGTTGAGCAACTTACAGACGAAATAGCTAAAGAATTATTATTAGTAACAGCTCAATAA
- a CDS encoding Flp family type IVb pilin — MMINTMKKKQRGAAAIEYAILAAAMSLIMFQFLGDEGTLTKAINDVYGNIVTKLETMNKEK; from the coding sequence ATGATGATTAATACGATGAAAAAAAAGCAGCGCGGCGCTGCTGCCATTGAATATGCCATATTAGCCGCGGCCATGTCGCTTATCATGTTCCAATTTTTGGGCGATGAGGGCACTTTGACTAAGGCGATTAATGATGTCTATGGCAATATAGTGACCAAGCTGGAAACCATGAATAAAGAAAAATAA
- a CDS encoding type II and III secretion system protein family protein gives MINVIIYFVFVLLFCWSSQAQSLDIQLDVTLDKAKLVQLPTTAKSIFISSNIIADYQALTNTKIMVFGKQAGTTSLYVLDTDENVIYSATVKVSHNVDELNGLIKNEFPDALVSAESIAGKLFLKGQVPTPSMAEKIIRLAEGYVSQPMQKGKQGGAASGQTKGGKKATTSRAGKQTSSGTEQKNELINQLNITMSTQVNLRVRIAEVSRNVSNKLGIKWGSQGFGTGKLRFVDSLGWGNVAVMVDALSTNGMISVLAEPNLTAISGERASFLVGGEVPIPLIYGDTASIQYKPFGVRLDFKPTVLSPNRISLQIEPEVSTLSQSTNVMMGDSSFPIFTTRKASTTIELASGQSFALGGLLQSNDIEQLQKVPWIGDIPILGTLFRSNEFKREETELIIIATVYLVDPTRGDSLPLPTDGLIPLSDVERLLAWPHQGEMGSSESQTTPNDNRQLRLLGDNGFYY, from the coding sequence GTGATTAACGTAATTATTTATTTCGTGTTTGTGTTGTTATTTTGTTGGTCATCACAAGCTCAGTCATTGGATATTCAGTTAGACGTGACATTAGATAAAGCCAAATTGGTACAATTACCTACGACGGCTAAATCTATTTTTATATCTAGCAATATCATTGCTGATTATCAGGCATTGACCAATACAAAAATAATGGTATTTGGTAAACAAGCTGGCACCACATCTCTCTATGTATTAGATACGGATGAAAATGTGATTTATTCGGCCACGGTGAAGGTGAGTCATAATGTTGATGAGTTAAATGGATTGATCAAAAATGAATTTCCCGATGCCTTAGTCAGTGCCGAATCTATCGCAGGTAAGTTGTTTTTAAAAGGACAAGTACCGACACCTAGTATGGCGGAGAAGATCATTCGACTTGCTGAAGGTTATGTCTCGCAACCCATGCAAAAAGGTAAACAAGGGGGAGCAGCTTCAGGCCAGACTAAAGGAGGGAAAAAGGCCACGACAAGTAGAGCAGGAAAACAAACTTCATCTGGCACAGAACAAAAAAATGAATTGATAAATCAACTCAATATTACCATGTCAACTCAGGTCAACTTGAGGGTTAGGATCGCAGAAGTATCTCGTAATGTATCGAATAAACTCGGTATCAAATGGGGCTCTCAAGGATTCGGTACCGGTAAGCTTAGGTTCGTCGATAGTTTGGGCTGGGGCAATGTGGCGGTTATGGTCGATGCATTGTCGACCAACGGCATGATATCGGTATTGGCCGAGCCCAACCTGACAGCGATAAGTGGCGAAAGAGCATCGTTTCTTGTTGGTGGTGAAGTGCCCATTCCGCTGATTTATGGTGACACGGCTAGCATTCAGTATAAGCCCTTTGGTGTACGACTGGATTTTAAGCCTACTGTACTGAGTCCGAACCGGATAAGTTTACAAATAGAACCAGAAGTCAGCACATTATCGCAAAGTACCAATGTGATGATGGGAGACTCATCCTTTCCGATATTCACCACACGTAAGGCATCGACCACTATCGAGCTTGCCAGTGGTCAGAGTTTCGCGCTTGGTGGCTTATTACAATCTAATGACATAGAACAGCTGCAAAAGGTGCCTTGGATTGGCGACATTCCAATACTTGGCACTTTATTTCGCTCCAATGAGTTTAAGCGAGAGGAGACTGAGCTAATCATTATTGCCACCGTCTATCTGGTTGATCCAACACGTGGAGATTCATTGCCATTGCCCACCGATGGGCTCATTCCCTTAAGTGATGTTGAGCGACTGTTAGCTTGGCCTCATCAAGGGGAAATGGGGTCATCAGAGTCACAAACTACCCCTAACGATAACCGTCAGCTGCGCCTGCTCGGTGACAATGGATTTTATTACTGA